The following coding sequences lie in one Fusarium poae strain DAOMC 252244 chromosome 1, whole genome shotgun sequence genomic window:
- a CDS encoding hypothetical protein (BUSCO:4515at5125) yields MQNGASKVSGDGSVENRPPSTEADSDEANQFHSEDEDHGDHETLCRNGKRKRPVSVSCELCKQRKVKCDRGQPSCGWCSRNGAVCEYKERKKPGLRAGYGRELEQRLDKLEEILRSHAEIIHGSLVSNTNPVFAASIRQSNPSLPSEQESPRDTHHNLFRPSEPVRTPQTDPALFGQKAHGSNFAPSTQSLDFSIAHTPKMNDGYHGQNRSSFSGTAQLSPIQHNNATQEYYTSVQPNIHSPTAPLSSAPGASTPDRDMPPYDLLYALVDLYFKHINTWCPILHRKTTLDSLFGPSALDETDRVLLHAIVATTMRFSADARLTEERREHYHRVSKERVLLYGMENSSVKALQALVILALDLCGSSNGPPGWNIMALITRSVVQLGLAVEVTSSTVSPHYLSIYTLRAMTLSEPKDFIEEESRRRLFWMIYLLDRYATLATAFEFALDDKEIDRTLPCRDDLWIKNQKVDTRWFTTDLHSGSPGHDIDQPENLGAFAYYIEILGILSKIHKFLKRPVDISALSDVEQWQMRYKELDNMLTSWKFSLPGEFGNMAKLFHPGSKNINCAWVMLHATYHTAVIRLHSSAAYPTTRSPIFTPSYSASQRCHGAVENVAALGEFVVNNGMLAKLGPPFAFTLWVSARLLLVHGSTVERKLSPQLPFFVESLREMGRYWPVAARYSQLLQRVLDEHHDSERQGDGITPSSVKILSDMRRTAFDLDFLISRQPKQPGGSTLSRLPSVTPARTPAPNELEYLDVFDFFNVPRLPFGGENISGVNSAPVPSGTDMNASNDSGTGLGASNEFNITNFMVDANSDWLFKQEGGPKYMAAT; encoded by the exons ATGCAGAACGGGGCCAGCAAAGTGTCGGGCGACGGCTCGGTAGAGAATCGCCCGCCTTCCACAGAAGCAGACAGTGATGAAGCCAACCAATTCCATAGTGAGGACGAAGACCACGGCGACCACGAAACTCTCTGTCGTAATGGGAAGAGGAAACGTCCTGTCTCAGTCTC ATGTGAGCTGTGTAAGCAAAGAAAA GTCAAGTGCGATCGTGGCCAGCCGTCGTGTGGGTGGTGCAGCCGCAATGGCGCTGTATGCGAGTACAAAGAGCGCAAAAAACCAGGCCTAAGGGCGGGCTATGGACGCGAGCTTGAGCAGCGCCTCGACAAACTCGAAGAAATTCTGCGCTCTCATGCTGAGATTATTCACGGTTCTCTAGTATCCAATACAAACCCAGTGTTTGCTGCCAGTATTCGACAAAGCAACCCAAGCCTTCCCAGTGAACAAGAATCACCACGGGACACTCATCACAACCTCTTCCGACCATCCGAACCAGTCCGCACACCTCAAACTGACCCAGCTTTATTCGGACAGAAAGCTCATGGCTCGAATTTTGCACCAAGCACACAGAGTCTTGATTTTAGTATTGCTCATACACCCAAGATGAACGATGGGTACCATGGTCAGAACAGGTCGTCATTTTCAGGCACGGCTCAATTATCGCCTATACAGCATAACAACGCTACTCAAGAATACTATACTTCAGTACAGCCAAATATTCATTCACCTACAGCGCCGTTATCCTCGGCACCAGGAGCCTCAACCCCTGACCGTGATATGCCGCCATACGATCTTCTTTACGCACTGGTAGACCTTTATTTTAAGCACATCAACACTTGGTGCCCTATTCTCCATCGCAAAACAACTCTCGATAGCCTCTTCGGGCCATCTGCGCTCGATGAAACAGATCGAGTTCTGCTACATGCAATCGTGGCAACAACTATGCGCTTCTCGGCAGATGCAAGATTAACTGAGGAGCGGCGAGAACACTACCACAGGGTCTCCAAAGAGCGTGTCCTGCTCTATGGTATGGAGAACTCTTCAGTCAAGGCTTTGCAAGCCCTCGTTATACTGGCGCTTGATCTTTGCGGAAGCAGCAACGGCCCACCGGGATGGAACATTATGGCCCTCATTACCAGATCTGTTGTGCAGCTTGGTCTAGCTGTCGAGGTCACCTCATCGACTGTGTCGCCTCACTACCTGTCAATTTATACGCTTCGGGCTATGACACTGTCAGAGCCTAAAGATTTTATTGAGGAAGAATCAAGACGCCGGTTGTTCTGGATGATATATTTGCTAGACAGATATGCAACACTTGCGACTGCCTTTGAATTTGCTCTTGACGACAAAGAAATTGATAGGACATTACCGTGCCGCGATGACCTATGGATAAAGAATCAAAAGGTCGATACGCGATGGTTTACCACCGACCTACACTCCGGTTCTCCGGGACACGACATCGACCAGCCTGAGAACCTAGGCGCATTTGCTTACTATATCGAGATACTCGGCATTCTTTCGAAGATACACAAATTTCTCAAGCGGCCGGTTGACATTAGTGCTTTGAGTGATGTGGAACAGTGGCAGATGAGATACAAGGAACTGGATAACATGTTGACATCTTGGAAATTTAGCCTTCCTGGGGAGTTTGGCAACATGGCCAAACTGTTTCACCCTGGGAGCAAGAACATCAATTGTGCTTGGGTAATGCTTCACGCCACGTACCACACTGCTGTTATTCGTCTTCACTCTTCCGCCGCATATCCTACAACGAGGTCTCCTATTTTCACACCATCCTACAGCGCGTCACAGCGATGCCATGGTGCAGTCGAGAATGTCGCCGCACTGGGGGAGTTTGTCGTGAACAATGGAATGCTAGCGAAATTGGGGCCTCCTTTTGCTTTCACCCTCTGGGTTTCAGCGCGCCTACTCCTTGTTCACGGATCGACGGTTGAGCGTAAGCTATCACCACAGCTTCCGTTTTTCGTCGAGAGTCTACGCGAAATGGGGCGGTATTGGCCCGTCGCAGCCCGATACTCCCAACTCTTACAGAGAGTCCTCGACGAGCATCATGACAGTGAGCGGCAAGGGGATGGTATTACTCCTAGCTCGGTCAAAATCTTGTCTGACATGCGACGTACGGCATTCGACTTGGATTTCCTCATTTCCCGCCAGCCGAAGCAGCCAGGTGGTTCAACTCTCAGCAGACTACCGAGCGTTACACCAGCACGGACCCCGGCGCCTAACGAGCTCGAGTATCTTGATGTGTTCGATTTTTTTAATGTTCCTCGTCTTCCTTTTGGTGGTGAGAACATATCTGGCGTCAACAGTGCCCCAGTGCCATCAGGTACAGACATGAACGCGTCCAACGACAGCGGTACGGGTTTGGGAGCATCGAACGAGTTCAACATCACCAATTTTATGGTTGACGCTAACAGTGACTGGCTTTTCAAGCAAGAAGGTGGTCCTAAGTACATGGCAGCTACGTAA
- a CDS encoding hypothetical protein (TransMembrane:1 (i31-52o)~CAZy:GH114), with translation MATKPATEVVISEKMEVGNTRKSLPPLWKKLTVIGVTLAVIVALSVGLGLGLTQGKGGNDGHETSNTESDDSTEPYLKARGSLWQPKVGTTWQIILLKPLKLNKDGTAKNLKPNVGIYDLDLYDNDAETFKALHKAGKKVICYFSAGSWENWRDDKNQFKKADLGKTMDGWPDEKWINLRSKNVRNIMKKRIKYAADKGCDAIDPDNVDGYQNDNGLGLTQKDSIDYVKFLAAEAAKYNMSTGLKNAGDIIKSVLPFVQFSVNEQCVEYSECETFAAFIKAKKPVFNIEYPKGAPKVKETDRKVICSKKGKAKGTDGFSIVIKKMNLDGWVQYCTGNIYNTPVEN, from the exons ATGGCCACAAAACCAGCCACGGAGGTCGTCATCTCAGAGAAAATGGAAGTGGGAAACACGAGGAAATCGTTGCCGCCGCTATGGAAGAAGCTCACTGTAATCGGTGTGACCCTTGCAGTGATAGTTGCTCTGTCGGTTGGCCTCGGACTTGGTCTCACTCAAGGAAAGGGAGGAAACGACGGCCATGAGACCTCCAACACAGAGAGTGACGACTCGACAGAACCCTATCTAAAGGCCCGTGGCAGTCTATGGCAACCAAAGGTCGGCACTACCTGGCAGATCATTCTTCTCAAGCctctcaagctcaacaaggaTGGAACCGCTAAGAACCTCAAGCCCAATGTTGGCATATATGATCTGGACCTCTACGACAACGATGCTGAAACATTTAAGGCGTTGCACAAGGCTGGGAAGAAGGTCATCTGCTACTTCAGTGCTGGATCTTGGGAGAACTGGCGTGATGACAAGAACCAATTCAAGAAGGCCGATCTGGGCAAGACGATGGACGGGTGGCCTGACGAGAAATGGATTAATCTTAGGAGCAAAAACGTTCGCAATATCATGAAGAAGCGTATTAAGTATGCTGCCGATAAGGGTTGTGACGCTATCGATCCCGACAATGTCGATGGCTAT CAAAATGACAATGGCCTTGGCTTAACCCAGAAGGATTCCATCGATTACGTGAAGTTCCTTGCCGCCGAAGCCGCCAAGTACAACATGTCGACTGGGCTCAAGAACGCCGGCGATATCATCAAGTCTGTTCTGCCCTTCGTTCAGTTCTCAGTCAATGAGCAGTGTGTCGAATACTCCGAATGCGAGACATTTGCCGCCTTCATAAAGGCCAAGAAGCCGGTATTCAATATCGAGTACCCTAAGGGTGCACCGAAGGTCAAGGAGACCGACCGCAAGGTGATTTGCTCCAAGAAAGGCAAAGCCAAAGGCACCGACGGGTTCAGTATTGTCATCAAAAAGATGAACCTCGACGGCTGGGTCCAGTACTGCACTGgcaatatttataatactccTGTAGAGAATTAG